Proteins from one Legionella taurinensis genomic window:
- a CDS encoding TauD/TfdA dioxygenase family protein, which produces MLTLSDSFTPHLITAEQDDLAAIPLNGILRNVTEHQLVLLRGFKPLDKDRLVNYLQSQASLLHWDSGPVMEMRVDKRKPNYLFTEGDVPLHWDGAFHQEPRFLFFHCLKAPLPQCGGETLFVNTQRVWDTANAGERAAWRDYAFSFKTEKRVHYGGAIVRRMVTHHPDTGKTILRFAEPVGDDYLNPVDVQVLGKETSESKAILASLSHRMRAPQHCHEHRWQEGDYLIADNFALLHGRNAFSQHSPRHLRRIQIL; this is translated from the coding sequence ATGTTAACCCTATCCGATTCGTTTACCCCGCACCTCATCACGGCAGAGCAGGACGATCTCGCCGCAATACCACTTAATGGTATTCTGAGAAACGTGACAGAACATCAGCTCGTCCTGTTGCGCGGCTTTAAACCACTGGACAAGGACAGGCTGGTCAATTATTTGCAGAGCCAGGCCTCCCTTCTGCATTGGGATTCTGGTCCGGTGATGGAAATGCGGGTGGACAAACGCAAACCCAATTACCTGTTTACCGAAGGCGATGTGCCTCTGCATTGGGATGGGGCATTTCATCAGGAGCCGCGCTTTCTTTTTTTTCACTGCTTAAAAGCGCCTCTGCCGCAATGCGGCGGCGAGACCCTTTTTGTCAATACCCAACGGGTCTGGGACACGGCCAATGCCGGGGAACGGGCGGCGTGGCGTGACTATGCCTTCTCGTTTAAGACCGAAAAACGCGTTCATTATGGCGGGGCCATTGTCCGGCGCATGGTCACCCACCATCCGGATACCGGTAAAACGATTCTTCGCTTTGCCGAACCCGTGGGCGACGATTATTTAAATCCCGTCGACGTGCAGGTGCTTGGCAAAGAAACGTCGGAATCCAAGGCCATTCTCGCCTCACTAAGTCACCGCATGCGCGCCCCTCAGCATTGCCATGAACACCGCTGGCAGGAAGGGGATTACCTCATTGCGGACAATTTTGCCCTGTTGCATGGCCGCAATGCCTTTAGCCAACACAGTCCCCGTCATTTAAGAAGGATACAGATTCTATGA
- a CDS encoding isocyanide synthase family protein, whose amino-acid sequence MNNMNDDEVVNELTFLLMRHLRSSEGKHSDCRKALCPRCQYYPKQYLAAAVQKQWPLVMILPAFPAKSANREKTLSPYPDRGEIMGLSHLNTLCATMQQIHRQGVKLIICSDGRVFNDLVLVSDEDVDIYQHGVKQIIKDYHLNHLSTFSLDDVYDLKAYGRMRDQLMTEYAQPLPELLARLQQDDALLYQFNGIHRFIIEDQLALHPTLSKNQIRKQAKPVAYEVIRRSNAWSRLLADYFPQSLRLSIHPQPCGADKLGIQFLPASNQWATPWHNVLLKKPEGWQLVKRQEAERLGARLNHDHYVLEAC is encoded by the coding sequence ATGAATAACATGAATGATGACGAGGTGGTTAATGAGTTAACCTTCCTTCTGATGCGCCATCTCCGTTCCAGTGAGGGAAAGCACAGTGACTGCCGCAAAGCGCTCTGCCCCCGCTGCCAGTATTATCCCAAACAATACCTGGCCGCCGCGGTACAAAAGCAATGGCCGCTGGTGATGATTCTTCCGGCTTTCCCCGCCAAATCAGCCAATCGGGAAAAAACCCTGTCTCCTTATCCCGATCGGGGTGAGATCATGGGGTTAAGCCACTTAAACACCCTTTGCGCCACCATGCAGCAAATCCACCGCCAGGGCGTCAAGCTCATTATCTGTTCTGATGGCCGGGTGTTTAACGATCTGGTGTTAGTGAGTGATGAGGATGTGGACATTTATCAACACGGTGTTAAGCAAATCATCAAGGATTATCACCTGAATCATCTTTCCACCTTTTCGCTGGATGATGTCTATGATTTAAAAGCTTACGGCCGCATGCGCGACCAGTTGATGACTGAGTATGCACAACCTCTTCCAGAGCTTCTGGCGCGCCTGCAGCAGGATGATGCCTTGTTGTACCAGTTTAACGGCATTCATCGCTTCATCATTGAAGACCAACTGGCGCTGCACCCCACCTTGTCAAAAAATCAGATCAGGAAGCAGGCGAAACCGGTGGCCTACGAAGTGATACGCCGCTCCAACGCCTGGTCGCGGTTGCTGGCCGATTATTTTCCACAAAGCCTGCGTTTGTCCATTCATCCCCAGCCTTGCGGTGCGGATAAATTGGGCATTCAGTTCCTGCCCGCCAGCAACCAATGGGCCACCCCCTGGCATAACGTCCTGTTAAAAAAGCCGGAAGGGTGGCAACTGGTTAAACGGCAGGAGGCGGAACGTCTGGGTGCCCGTTTAAATCATGATCATTATGTTCTGGAGGCTTGCTGA